The proteins below come from a single Drosophila kikkawai strain 14028-0561.14 chromosome 3R, DkikHiC1v2, whole genome shotgun sequence genomic window:
- the LOC108084335 gene encoding mitochondrial import inner membrane translocase subunit Tim29-like, with translation MRLVRIMALRQRLADKLVMPERLKDTLVEKWIKCWSGLVRDYTEVAVGAVRESYAHPKWALAYGTGLALLYQTVVNNPGEEYFMTQLRRNTNLMITVAPDQQNPVSAEYLLMLERAINQKKLRLLSLGICTLLWVDLFDEDDCTYPAICEYTKVGFLNFHERVIDVGFWKKYWRLNWKMRNYDVNYL, from the coding sequence ATGCGACTGGTACGCATCATGGCGCTTCGCCAGCGTCTGGCTGACAAGCTGGTGATGCCGGAGCGGCTGAAGGACACGCTCGTGGAGAAGTGGATAAAGTGCTGGAGCGGCCTGGTGCGCGACTACACTGAGGTGGCGGTTGGAGCAGTGCGCGAGTCCTACGCCCATCCCAAGTGGGCGCTGGCCTATGGCACTGGACTGGCTCTGCTCTACCAGACCGTGGTCAACAATCCCGGCGAGGAGTACTTTATGACGCAGCTGCGGCGGAACACCAACCTTATGATCACGGTGGCGCCTGATCAGCAGAATCCCGTTTCCGCGGAATATCTGCTCATGTTGGAGCGAGCCATCAACCAGAAGAAGCTCCGTCTGCTCTCACTGGGCATCTGTACGCTGCTCTGGGTGGATCTGTTTGACGAGGACGACTGCACATATCCGGCCATCTGTGAATACACCAAGGTGGGCTTCCTCAACTTCCACGAGCGCGTTATCGACGTGGGCTTCTGGAAAAAGTACTGGCGGCTCAATTGGAAGATGCGCAACTACGATGTTAATTACTTGTAA
- the cry gene encoding cryptochrome-1 — protein sequence MATRGANVIWFRHGLRLHDNPALVAALGDKDQGIALIPVFIFDGESAGTKCVGYNRMRFLLDSLQDIDDQIQAATEGRGRLHVFEGEPVNIFRRLNEQVRLHRICIEQDCEPIWSDRDDSVRSLCRELGIDFVEKVSHTLWDPRTVIDTNGGIPPLTYQMFLHTVQIIGLPPRPAADVHLEDVSFVELAPEMRRNLGYFEQMPNPEHFNVYGDNMGFLAKINWRGGETQALLLLEERLKVEQHAFERGFYLPNQALPNIHDTPKSMSAHLRFGCLSVRRFYWSVHDLFKNVQLRACVRGVQMTGGAHITGQLIWREYFYTMSVNNPNYDRMEGNEICLSIPWAKPDEDLLQRWRLGQTGFPLIDAAMRQLLAEGWLHHTLRNTVATFLTRGGLWQSWEHGLQHFLKYLLDADWSVCAGNWMWVSSSAFERLLDSSLVTCPVALAKRLDPEGAYIKQYVPELLGVPKEFVHEPWRMTAEQQEQYECLIGVHYPERIIDLSKAVKRNMLAMTALRNSLITPPPHCRPSNEEEVRQFFWLADQTV from the exons ATGGCTACGCGCGGAGCGAATGTGATCTGGTTCCGGCACGGACTGCGCCTGCACGACAATCCCGCCTTGGTGGCCGCCCTCGGGGACAAGGATCAGGGCATAGCCCTGATTCCCGTCTTCATCTTTGATGGGGAGAGCGCAG GCACAAAGTGCGTTGGCTACAACCGTATGCGCTTCCTGCTGGACTCCCTGCAGGACATTGATGATCAGATTCAGGCAGCAACCGAGGGAAGGGGACGCCTCCATGTCTTCGAGGGCGAACCGGTGAATATATTCCGTCGGCTGAACGAACAGGTGCGTCTGCACAGGATTTGCATTGAGCAGGACTGCGAGCCGATATGGAGCGATAGAGACGACTCCGTCCGGTCGCTGTGCCGTGAGCTGGGCATTGACTTCGTGGAGAAGGTTTCGCACACCCTGTGGGATCCGCGCACGGTGATTGACACGAATGGAGGTATTCCACCCCTTACGTACCAAATGTTCCTT CACACGGTCCAGATAATTGGCCTACCGCCGCGTCCTGCTGCCGATGTCCACCTCGAAGATGTCAGCTTCGTCGAGCTGGCCCCAGAAATGCGCCGCAATCTGGGCTACTTCGAGCAGATGCCCAATCCGGAGCACTTTAACGTTTACGGCGATAACATGGGTTTCCTGGCCAAAATCAACTGGCGCGGCGGCGAAACACAGGCcctcctgctgctggaggAGCGGCTAAAGGTGGAGCAGCACGCGTTCGAGCGTGGCTTTTACCTGCCCAACCAGGCTCTGCCTAACATCCATGACACACCAAAGTCGATGAGCGCCCACTTGCGCTTCGGCTGTCTGTCTGTGCGTCGCTTCTATTGGAGCGTTCATGATCTCTTCAAGAACGTCCAGTTGCGAGCCTGTGTGCGCGGCGTGCAAATGACCGGCGGGGCTCACATTACGGGACAACTGATCTGGCGGGAGTACTTCTACACGATGTCGGTGAACAACCCGAACTACGACCGCATGGAGGGCAACGAGATCTGCCTGAGCATCCCGTGGGCCAAGCCGGACGAGGATCTCCTCCAGCGCTGGCGCCTGGGCCAGACTGGCTTCCCGCTGATCGATGCCGCAATGCGGCAGCTCTTGGCGGAGGGATGGCTGCATCACACGCTACGCAACACGGTGGCCACCTTCCTGACCCGCGGCGGCTTGTGGCAGAGCTGGGAGCACGGCCTGCAGCACTTCCTCAAGTATCTGCTGGACGCCGACTGGTCGGTCTGTGCCGGCAACTGGATGTGGGTGTCCAGCTCGGCCTTTGAGAGGCTACTGGATTCCTCGCTGGTCACCTGTCCCGTGGCCCTGGCCAAGCGTCTTGACCCGGAGGGGGCCTACATCAAGCAGTACGTGCCTGAGTTGCTGGGCGTGCCCAAGGAATTTGT GCACGAACCGTGGCGAATGACTGCGGAGCAGCAGGAACAGTACGAGTGCCTGATCGGCGTCCACTATCCGGAGCGCATCATCGATCTCTCCAAGGCAGTAAAGCGCAACATGCTGGCCATGACGGCGCTCCGCAACTCGCTGATAACGCCGCCACCGCATTGCCGGCCCTCCAACGAGGAGGAAGTGCGTCAGTTCTTCTGGCTGGCCGACCAGACGGTGTAG
- the vib gene encoding phosphatidylinositol transfer protein alpha isoform isoform X1: protein MQIKEFRVTLPLTVEEYQVAQLFSVAEASKENTGGGEGIEVLKNEPFNDVPLLGGKYNSGQYTYKIYHLQSKVPAYIRLLAPKGSLEIHEEAWNAYPYCRTIITNPGYMNKNFRVDVYSQHIDNDTGEVENVHELTPDKLKIREVVYIDIANDPVLPADYKPDEDPTTYQSKKTGRGPLVGADWKKHVKPVMTCYKLVTCEFKWFGLQTRVENFIQKSERRLFTNFHRQVFCSTDRWYGLTMDDIRAIEEQTKEDLDKARQVGEVRGMRADAD from the exons ATGCAGATCAAAGAATT CCGTGTGACCTTGCCATTAACTGTGGAAGAG TATCAAGTAGCACAATTATTCTCGGTGGCCGAGGCATCAAAAGAGAATACGGGCGGCGGTGAGGGCATCGAGGTGTTAAAGAACGAACCTTTCAACGATGTTCCCCTGCTGG GCGGAAAATACAATTCCGGACAATACACATATAAGATCTACCATCTGCAATCAAAAGTTCCAGCTTATATAAGACTCTTGGCGCCCAAGGGCTCGCTGGAGATCCACGAGGAGGCATGGAATGCATATCCCTATTGTCGAACGATTATTACG AATCCCGGTTATATGAATAAAAACTTTAGAGTAGATGTCTATTCGCAACACATTGATAATGACACTGGCGAAGTCGAGAAC GTGCACGAGCTGACGCCGGATAAGCTGAAAATACGCGAGGTGGTGTACATTGACATTGCTAATGATCCGGTCCTGCCAGCGGACTACAAGCCCGATGAGGATCCAACCAC CTACCAGTCAAAGAAGACGGGCCGCGGTCCCCTGGTGGGAGCCGATTGGAAAAAGCACGTGAAACCCGTAATGACCTGCTACAAGCTGGTGACGTGCGAGTTCAAATGGTTCGGCCTGCAAACTAGAGTAGAAAATTTCATACAAAAGTCGGAGCGACGCCTCTTCACAAACTTCCATCG CCAAGTTTTCTGTTCAACTGATCGCTGGTACGGTCTGACAATGGACGACATCCGCGCCATCGAGGAACAGACCAAAGAGGACCTGGACAAGGCGCGGCAGGTGGGCGAGGTGCGGGGCATGCGCGCGGACGCCGACTAA
- the vib gene encoding phosphatidylinositol transfer protein alpha isoform isoform X3 — MQIKEFRVTLPLTVEEYQVAQLFSVAEASKENTGGGEGIEVLKNEPFNDVPLLGGKYNSGQYTYKIYHLQSKVPAYIRLLAPKGSLEIHEEAWNAYPYCRTIITVHELTPDKLKIREVVYIDIANDPVLPADYKPDEDPTTYQSKKTGRGPLVGADWKKHVKPVMTCYKLVTCEFKWFGLQTRVENFIQKSERRLFTNFHRQVFCSTDRWYGLTMDDIRAIEEQTKEDLDKARQVGEVRGMRADAD; from the exons ATGCAGATCAAAGAATT CCGTGTGACCTTGCCATTAACTGTGGAAGAG TATCAAGTAGCACAATTATTCTCGGTGGCCGAGGCATCAAAAGAGAATACGGGCGGCGGTGAGGGCATCGAGGTGTTAAAGAACGAACCTTTCAACGATGTTCCCCTGCTGG GCGGAAAATACAATTCCGGACAATACACATATAAGATCTACCATCTGCAATCAAAAGTTCCAGCTTATATAAGACTCTTGGCGCCCAAGGGCTCGCTGGAGATCCACGAGGAGGCATGGAATGCATATCCCTATTGTCGAACGATTATTACG GTGCACGAGCTGACGCCGGATAAGCTGAAAATACGCGAGGTGGTGTACATTGACATTGCTAATGATCCGGTCCTGCCAGCGGACTACAAGCCCGATGAGGATCCAACCAC CTACCAGTCAAAGAAGACGGGCCGCGGTCCCCTGGTGGGAGCCGATTGGAAAAAGCACGTGAAACCCGTAATGACCTGCTACAAGCTGGTGACGTGCGAGTTCAAATGGTTCGGCCTGCAAACTAGAGTAGAAAATTTCATACAAAAGTCGGAGCGACGCCTCTTCACAAACTTCCATCG CCAAGTTTTCTGTTCAACTGATCGCTGGTACGGTCTGACAATGGACGACATCCGCGCCATCGAGGAACAGACCAAAGAGGACCTGGACAAGGCGCGGCAGGTGGGCGAGGTGCGGGGCATGCGCGCGGACGCCGACTAA
- the vib gene encoding phosphatidylinositol transfer protein alpha isoform isoform X2 yields the protein MQIKEFRVTLPLTVEEYQVAQLFSVAEASKENTGGGEGIEVLKNEPFNDVPLLGGKYNSGQYTYKIYHLQSKVPAYIRLLAPKGSLEIHEEAWNAYPYCRTIITNPKFMKDAFKIIIDTLHVGDGGDSENVHELTPDKLKIREVVYIDIANDPVLPADYKPDEDPTTYQSKKTGRGPLVGADWKKHVKPVMTCYKLVTCEFKWFGLQTRVENFIQKSERRLFTNFHRQVFCSTDRWYGLTMDDIRAIEEQTKEDLDKARQVGEVRGMRADAD from the exons ATGCAGATCAAAGAATT CCGTGTGACCTTGCCATTAACTGTGGAAGAG TATCAAGTAGCACAATTATTCTCGGTGGCCGAGGCATCAAAAGAGAATACGGGCGGCGGTGAGGGCATCGAGGTGTTAAAGAACGAACCTTTCAACGATGTTCCCCTGCTGG GCGGAAAATACAATTCCGGACAATACACATATAAGATCTACCATCTGCAATCAAAAGTTCCAGCTTATATAAGACTCTTGGCGCCCAAGGGCTCGCTGGAGATCCACGAGGAGGCATGGAATGCATATCCCTATTGTCGAACGATTATTACG AACCCCAAATTTATGAAAGATGCGTTCAAAATAATCATCGACACGCTGCACGTCGGCGATGGGGGCGACTCGGAAAAT GTGCACGAGCTGACGCCGGATAAGCTGAAAATACGCGAGGTGGTGTACATTGACATTGCTAATGATCCGGTCCTGCCAGCGGACTACAAGCCCGATGAGGATCCAACCAC CTACCAGTCAAAGAAGACGGGCCGCGGTCCCCTGGTGGGAGCCGATTGGAAAAAGCACGTGAAACCCGTAATGACCTGCTACAAGCTGGTGACGTGCGAGTTCAAATGGTTCGGCCTGCAAACTAGAGTAGAAAATTTCATACAAAAGTCGGAGCGACGCCTCTTCACAAACTTCCATCG CCAAGTTTTCTGTTCAACTGATCGCTGGTACGGTCTGACAATGGACGACATCCGCGCCATCGAGGAACAGACCAAAGAGGACCTGGACAAGGCGCGGCAGGTGGGCGAGGTGCGGGGCATGCGCGCGGACGCCGACTAA